In Opitutaceae bacterium TAV5, one genomic interval encodes:
- a CDS encoding N-terminal cleavage protein — MKTLISPPRLSLRSDTIRRAPAAFTLIELLTVIAIIGILAAIIIPTVGKVRETARRAQCVSNLRQITLATLAYGNDNRGRPPYPNKDSANRPSFQEYPHQYKSACFDETLRPWLGDPYGVMYCPGAITQDAGGLYDPVRRRAQPVPTTFNFSYQYFNRAQYVLDAKHVTLFHDLNNPPLEYAIWGCLSLVRNGEALGHSEPRINSNHLRGMNAAWADGSVKWIKFEDMTEFASGFYWPRPKGE, encoded by the coding sequence ATGAAGACACTCATTTCCCCGCCACGCCTTTCTCTCCGGTCCGATACCATCCGGCGCGCTCCGGCCGCGTTTACCCTGATCGAACTGCTGACTGTCATCGCGATCATTGGCATTCTCGCCGCGATCATCATTCCCACCGTCGGAAAAGTCCGCGAGACGGCCCGTCGGGCCCAATGCGTTTCCAATCTCCGCCAGATCACGCTCGCAACCCTCGCCTACGGTAACGACAACCGGGGCCGCCCTCCTTATCCCAACAAGGATTCCGCCAACCGGCCCTCTTTCCAGGAATATCCGCATCAGTACAAATCCGCCTGTTTCGACGAGACCTTGCGACCTTGGCTCGGTGATCCTTACGGCGTCATGTATTGCCCCGGTGCGATCACGCAGGATGCCGGCGGGCTTTACGACCCGGTCAGGCGCCGCGCCCAGCCTGTCCCGACCACGTTCAACTTCAGTTATCAGTACTTCAATCGCGCCCAATACGTTCTCGACGCGAAACACGTCACGCTGTTTCACGACCTGAACAACCCGCCGCTCGAATACGCCATCTGGGGTTGCCTTTCGCTTGTCCGCAATGGCGAAGCACTCGGTCACAGCGAACCCCGTATCAACAGCAATCATCTCCGGGGCATGAACGCTGCATGGGCCGATGGCTCGGTGAAATGGATAAAATTCGAGGACATGACCGAATTTGCCAGCGGCTTCTACTGGCCTCGCCCCAAAGGCGAGTAA
- a CDS encoding LacI family transcriptional regulator: MPALPHRRITLGHIAREAGVSRAAVSYALRGDPNIAAETRRRIQEIATRLGYRPDPMLSKLMTHLHGGSQRGGMSESEAPRYEGKIAFINPRPEEKAFSQRAHGLKDFYRNASERARALGYELEEFWLHEPGITPARLAGILMARGIRGIVLGSSGHPDSEVDFPWKNFAAVTVGYSVTRPVLHRVATHHYHNTLLALRKVTEAGYRRVGLLLDRPMEPTMENLHLAAFLAWQYGQPEESRVPPAFSGSGTKLQVWFRERSPEVLLHTTPGTRASLASWGLPPDLPLVSLLRWETGDPDMAGVRPGYERLGAVAVNLLVSQLHHDEYGLPEEPRIVLVDGQWVNGASLPPKQKRQRRQ, from the coding sequence GTGCCTGCCCTTCCTCATCGACGTATCACCCTCGGACACATCGCCCGTGAGGCCGGAGTTTCGCGCGCGGCGGTTTCCTACGCATTGCGGGGAGATCCGAATATCGCGGCGGAGACGCGCCGGCGTATCCAGGAAATTGCGACCCGGCTCGGTTATCGGCCCGATCCGATGTTGTCCAAACTGATGACCCATCTGCACGGGGGAAGCCAGCGCGGGGGAATGTCGGAGAGCGAGGCGCCGCGTTACGAGGGGAAGATCGCCTTCATCAATCCGAGGCCGGAGGAAAAGGCGTTTTCGCAGCGGGCGCACGGATTGAAGGATTTTTACAGGAACGCGAGCGAGCGGGCGCGGGCGCTGGGTTACGAGTTGGAGGAGTTCTGGTTGCACGAGCCGGGCATCACGCCCGCGCGCCTGGCGGGGATACTGATGGCGCGAGGCATTCGCGGGATTGTCCTGGGATCGAGCGGGCATCCGGATTCGGAGGTCGATTTTCCGTGGAAAAACTTTGCCGCGGTGACCGTAGGTTACTCCGTGACCAGGCCGGTATTGCACCGGGTGGCGACCCACCACTACCACAATACGCTGCTTGCCCTGCGCAAGGTGACGGAGGCCGGTTATCGTCGGGTAGGCCTCCTGCTGGACCGTCCGATGGAGCCGACGATGGAAAATCTGCATCTGGCGGCGTTTCTGGCGTGGCAGTACGGACAGCCGGAAGAGTCGCGGGTGCCTCCGGCATTCAGCGGAAGCGGAACGAAGCTGCAGGTGTGGTTTCGGGAACGCAGCCCGGAGGTGTTGCTGCACACCACCCCGGGGACCCGGGCGAGTCTGGCTTCGTGGGGTTTGCCACCGGATTTGCCTTTGGTGTCGCTGTTGCGCTGGGAGACCGGCGATCCCGACATGGCGGGAGTGCGTCCCGGTTACGAACGGTTGGGGGCGGTGGCGGTGAATTTGCTGGTGAGCCAGCTTCATCACGATGAATACGGCCTTCCCGAGGAGCCCCGGATCGTGCTCGTGGACGGGCAATGGGTAAACGGGGCTTCGCTGCCGCCAAAGCAGAAAAGGCAGCGACGGCAATAA
- a CDS encoding peptidase S41 produces the protein MLNRFLAVMTTFMLGIVLSLSVAHLGAAWRWWPARDVNRAADAVSEVMKTVNRYYVDENAVKPEELRDAAIAAIGRKLDPYSEYMPPSDYQVLQEEIDGEFGGIGVQVERKDDAVVVIAPMPGGPGDRAGVLRGDRIVAIGDTRLDKPPMENVIRQLRGKPGTEVVVTFFRPSDEKERTLRIKRERIHVDSVRDVHLIDDTGIGYIQITQFGEQTAREFSAGLARLRDEGAKSLILDLRDNPGGLLDAAVAVVEPFFKNGELIVYTQGRTPGDRQEIHARSRKEPLGLPVAVLINGGSASAAEIVTGALKDTDRAVVIGEKSFGKGSVQTIFNMRGGAGMRLTTARYYTPSGVTIHGVGIQPDIPVKMTPEEENAVRLQRLRPDVTDPVEFKKRFDLDFAEDRPLAAAVEELKKKMQS, from the coding sequence ATGCTCAACCGGTTTCTTGCCGTAATGACCACCTTCATGCTTGGCATCGTGCTCTCGCTCAGTGTCGCCCACCTCGGCGCCGCGTGGCGCTGGTGGCCGGCCCGCGATGTCAACCGCGCTGCCGACGCCGTCAGCGAGGTGATGAAAACCGTCAACCGCTACTATGTTGACGAGAACGCCGTGAAACCGGAAGAACTGCGCGACGCCGCCATCGCCGCCATCGGTCGCAAGCTCGATCCGTATTCCGAATATATGCCGCCGTCCGATTATCAGGTGTTGCAGGAGGAGATCGACGGCGAGTTTGGCGGCATCGGCGTGCAGGTGGAGCGCAAGGACGACGCCGTCGTGGTGATCGCGCCCATGCCGGGTGGCCCCGGCGACCGCGCCGGCGTGCTGCGCGGCGATCGCATCGTGGCGATCGGGGACACACGTCTGGACAAGCCCCCGATGGAAAACGTCATCCGCCAGCTTCGCGGCAAACCGGGGACAGAAGTCGTGGTCACCTTTTTCCGTCCGTCCGACGAGAAAGAGCGCACGCTCAGGATCAAGCGCGAGCGCATCCATGTCGACAGTGTGCGTGACGTGCACCTGATCGACGACACGGGCATCGGCTACATCCAGATCACCCAGTTTGGCGAGCAGACGGCGAGGGAGTTTTCCGCCGGACTCGCCCGGTTGCGTGACGAAGGGGCGAAGTCGCTCATCCTCGATTTGCGTGACAATCCCGGCGGCCTGCTCGATGCGGCGGTGGCGGTGGTCGAGCCATTTTTCAAAAACGGCGAACTCATCGTCTATACCCAGGGCCGCACTCCGGGGGACCGGCAGGAGATCCATGCCCGCTCACGGAAGGAACCGCTCGGCCTGCCTGTCGCGGTGCTCATCAATGGCGGCAGCGCGAGCGCTGCGGAGATTGTCACCGGCGCGCTCAAGGATACGGATCGCGCCGTCGTCATCGGCGAAAAGTCTTTCGGCAAGGGGTCGGTGCAGACGATCTTCAACATGCGCGGTGGCGCCGGCATGCGGTTGACGACGGCCCGCTACTACACGCCGTCCGGCGTGACGATTCACGGCGTGGGCATCCAGCCCGACATCCCGGTCAAGATGACACCCGAGGAAGAAAACGCGGTGCGCCTGCAACGGCTCCGCCCCGATGTCACCGATCCGGTCGAGTTCAAAAAACGTTTCGATCTCGATTTCGCCGAAGACCGCCCCCTCGCCGCCGCGGTCGAGGAGCTGAAAAAGAAAATGCAGTCCTGA
- a CDS encoding protein kinase, with the protein MFLALETSCDETAVALFDPAVGLTGEWVHSQIALHEKHGGVVPDLATREHLRTIAPLLERAREAAAAMAGEGGTPPVAANVSSQVVGPESGMRPADSRRQLHGSPVANRPFPGITGVVVTHGPGLAGCLAIGVAAAKALALALRVPLTGVNHLRGHVFSPFITLHAEAPAEFDARFAALLPHLALVVSGGNTLLAEVDAERRIRVLSSTRDDAAGEALDKGAKLLALGYPGGPLIEKRAASGRADAYDFPRGIGARAELDFSFSGLKTSLRYQLEKMTPAEIGERMDDLCASYQQAVVDALARKATLALARGAGGGGAYRSVGLSGGVANNRTLRETLTRVAAKRRVPLLAALPGHTGDNAGMIAFAAWADPAARPAADLADLVIAPGLELA; encoded by the coding sequence ATGTTTCTCGCTCTCGAAACCTCCTGTGACGAAACCGCCGTCGCCCTGTTCGATCCCGCCGTCGGGCTGACCGGCGAATGGGTGCACAGCCAGATCGCGCTGCACGAAAAACATGGCGGCGTGGTGCCCGACCTCGCCACGCGCGAACACCTGCGCACCATTGCGCCCCTGCTCGAACGAGCCCGCGAGGCGGCAGCGGCGATGGCAGGAGAGGGCGGCACGCCGCCTGTCGCTGCGAACGTGAGTTCGCAGGTCGTTGGCCCGGAGTCCGGCATGCGTCCTGCCGACTCACGTCGGCAGCTACACGGCAGCCCGGTTGCGAACCGTCCATTCCCCGGCATCACCGGCGTGGTGGTGACGCACGGACCGGGCCTGGCGGGCTGTCTTGCGATCGGGGTGGCGGCGGCCAAGGCGCTGGCGCTCGCGCTGCGCGTGCCGCTGACCGGCGTCAATCACCTGCGTGGCCACGTGTTTTCGCCCTTCATCACGCTGCACGCGGAGGCGCCGGCGGAGTTTGACGCGCGGTTCGCCGCGCTGCTGCCTCACCTCGCGCTGGTCGTTTCCGGCGGCAACACGCTGCTGGCTGAAGTGGATGCGGAGCGCCGCATCCGCGTGCTTTCCTCCACGCGGGACGACGCCGCCGGCGAGGCGCTCGACAAGGGCGCGAAGCTGCTCGCGCTCGGTTATCCGGGCGGACCGCTGATCGAAAAACGCGCCGCCAGCGGCCGGGCCGATGCGTACGATTTTCCGCGCGGCATCGGCGCCCGCGCCGAACTCGATTTCAGTTTTTCGGGCCTGAAAACCAGCCTGCGCTACCAGCTCGAAAAAATGACGCCGGCCGAAATCGGAGAGCGGATGGACGATCTTTGCGCGAGTTACCAGCAGGCGGTGGTCGATGCGCTGGCGCGCAAGGCCACGCTTGCGCTGGCGCGTGGCGCGGGCGGTGGCGGCGCGTATCGCAGCGTGGGCCTTTCCGGCGGCGTGGCCAACAACCGGACGTTGCGCGAGACGCTCACCCGCGTGGCGGCGAAGCGGCGGGTGCCGTTGCTGGCGGCCTTGCCGGGGCACACCGGCGACAACGCCGGCATGATCGCCTTTGCCGCCTGGGCCGATCCGGCGGCGCGGCCGGCGGCGGATCTCGCCGACCTCGTCATCGCGCCGGGGCTGGAGCTGGCCTGA
- a CDS encoding glycosyl transferase has product MRIALVTETFPPEINGVAMTFGVIARELGRRGHAVTVYRPARDDLPPASSHPQFSEVAMPGMPLPGYPMMRLGFPAGATFRRWWRQGGVDLVHVVTEGPLGASAVSAARRIGIPVTSSFHTNFHSYTRHYGLRFLGGLPGRVALAWLRRVHNRTARTFAPTKELCTELATCGFRNLALLSRGVDTREFDPALRSEALRASWGAARGDPVIIHAGRMAAEKNWPLLMRACDAMRAANPRCRFVFVGDGPLRAGLERANPGCIFTGFLPREELARHYASADIYIHASLTETFGNVLTEAMASGLAVAGFDYAAARQFIVSGKNGLVVSCDAADALVDAAVWLAREESLRNRLRSEARRAVEAHSWERVITRFEADLHAVAGLAMQPETAGTATGAAPLRSATTEAP; this is encoded by the coding sequence ATGAGAATCGCCCTCGTAACCGAAACGTTCCCGCCCGAAATCAACGGCGTGGCGATGACATTCGGCGTGATCGCCCGCGAACTGGGACGGCGCGGGCATGCGGTGACGGTTTACCGTCCGGCGCGCGACGATCTGCCGCCCGCTTCGTCGCATCCGCAGTTTTCGGAGGTGGCGATGCCCGGCATGCCGCTGCCGGGTTATCCGATGATGCGGCTCGGTTTCCCGGCGGGCGCCACATTCCGGCGCTGGTGGCGGCAGGGCGGTGTGGATCTCGTGCACGTCGTCACCGAAGGGCCTCTCGGGGCCTCGGCGGTGAGCGCGGCGCGGCGTATCGGGATTCCGGTGACATCGAGTTTTCACACCAATTTTCACAGCTACACGCGGCATTACGGCCTGCGGTTTCTCGGGGGATTGCCCGGACGCGTGGCGCTGGCGTGGTTGCGGCGCGTGCACAACCGCACCGCGCGCACCTTTGCGCCGACGAAGGAACTGTGCACCGAACTCGCGACCTGCGGCTTTCGCAACCTCGCGCTGCTTTCCCGGGGCGTGGACACGCGCGAATTCGACCCGGCCTTGCGGTCGGAAGCCTTGCGGGCTTCGTGGGGAGCCGCTCGCGGCGACCCGGTGATCATCCATGCGGGGCGGATGGCGGCGGAGAAAAACTGGCCGCTGCTGATGCGTGCCTGCGATGCGATGCGGGCGGCCAATCCGCGCTGCCGCTTTGTCTTCGTGGGGGACGGGCCGCTTCGCGCCGGACTGGAGCGGGCGAACCCCGGCTGTATTTTCACCGGGTTTCTTCCGCGCGAGGAACTGGCGCGGCACTACGCGTCGGCGGACATCTACATCCACGCCAGCCTGACGGAGACCTTCGGCAACGTGCTCACCGAGGCGATGGCCAGCGGGCTGGCCGTGGCGGGCTTCGACTACGCGGCGGCCCGGCAATTCATCGTGAGCGGCAAGAACGGCCTTGTCGTCTCCTGCGACGCGGCGGATGCGCTGGTCGATGCGGCGGTCTGGCTTGCGCGGGAGGAGAGTTTGCGCAACCGGCTGCGCAGCGAGGCCCGGCGAGCGGTGGAGGCGCATTCGTGGGAGAGGGTTATCACCCGCTTCGAAGCCGATCTGCATGCGGTGGCGGGGCTGGCGATGCAGCCGGAAACGGCGGGGACAGCGACCGGTGCGGCCCCCCTCCGGTCCGCGACAACGGAGGCGCCATGA
- a CDS encoding monogalactosyldiacylglycerol synthase, with the protein MKRRVLVLTAGFGEGHNAAARALAAAFDTAGGEGTARVTDLFALAAPRSNAFARRVYLAIINGSPRLWSAIYRWTDRSEKLPVLLRRGLRRETRLLAELVAQEQPAAICSTYPVYAYMLETLAASGRLPLPPHFNIVTDSISINALWWRAGAACAGWFLPNEESAAVMRAAGVEAARLHVAGFPVGPFFGEHAGRLSLPDPAGDDLAGGCAPRVLYIINSGSRGAEETARRLLAERDWDITITVGRNRALHRKLLRLAAGRERPATILGWTNEMPRLLMTHHVVVTKAGGATTQEALAARCPMIVNQIVPGQEEGNYELLRRHGIGDLAESPGAVVDGLRRAFAERARVWRAWREATGPLSRPSAAHDIVAEVIARTFPGGPSHAEPARLPVLSDSTLLS; encoded by the coding sequence ATGAAGCGACGCGTACTCGTTCTCACGGCGGGTTTCGGCGAGGGGCACAATGCCGCCGCCCGTGCGCTGGCGGCAGCGTTCGACACGGCCGGCGGCGAAGGCACCGCGCGGGTGACCGACCTTTTTGCACTGGCCGCGCCGCGGAGCAACGCCTTCGCCCGGCGGGTGTATCTCGCGATCATTAACGGGTCGCCGCGTCTGTGGAGCGCGATCTACCGCTGGACGGACCGTTCGGAAAAACTGCCCGTTCTGCTGCGTCGCGGTTTGCGGCGCGAGACACGGTTGCTGGCGGAACTCGTCGCGCAGGAGCAGCCGGCGGCGATTTGCAGCACGTATCCTGTCTACGCCTACATGCTGGAGACGCTGGCGGCGAGCGGCCGCCTGCCACTGCCGCCGCATTTCAACATCGTCACCGATTCGATCAGCATCAACGCGCTCTGGTGGCGGGCGGGAGCGGCGTGTGCGGGCTGGTTTTTGCCCAACGAGGAATCCGCCGCCGTGATGCGCGCGGCGGGCGTGGAGGCCGCGCGTCTGCATGTGGCCGGGTTTCCGGTGGGGCCGTTTTTCGGCGAGCATGCAGGGCGGTTGTCGTTGCCCGATCCGGCCGGCGACGACTTGGCCGGGGGCTGCGCGCCGCGCGTGCTCTACATTATCAATTCCGGTTCGCGCGGGGCGGAAGAAACGGCGCGGCGGTTGCTGGCCGAGCGCGACTGGGACATCACGATCACGGTCGGCCGCAACCGGGCGCTTCACCGGAAACTCCTCCGGCTCGCGGCCGGACGGGAGCGTCCGGCGACGATCCTCGGCTGGACGAACGAAATGCCGCGTCTGCTGATGACGCATCACGTGGTGGTGACGAAGGCGGGCGGCGCCACCACCCAGGAGGCGCTGGCGGCGCGCTGTCCGATGATCGTCAACCAGATTGTTCCCGGACAGGAGGAAGGGAACTACGAATTGCTCCGCCGTCATGGTATTGGCGATCTGGCGGAGTCGCCCGGCGCAGTCGTGGATGGACTGCGCCGGGCCTTCGCAGAGCGCGCCCGCGTGTGGCGGGCGTGGCGGGAAGCCACCGGGCCATTATCCCGTCCCTCCGCGGCGCACGACATCGTGGCGGAGGTGATTGCGCGTACGTTTCCCGGAGGTCCCTCGCATGCGGAGCCCGCCCGGCTGCCGGTGCTTTCGGATTCCACTCTTTTGTCCTGA
- a CDS encoding sodium transporter produces MNPLLSPLLLAAAGDVPSQAEAASAVSSLAGHAAEVALKLHLKPVDYLILATYFAFVIGIGWLIRRHLKTSTDFFESGRSLPAWICALGFIGANLGAQEVMGMAASGAKYGISTSHFYWVGAIPAMVFVGVFMMPFYYGSKARSVPEYLKLRYDEKTRTLNALTFAVMTVLSSGISMHMLAKLLVAIAGWNYHLCILISGLIVLIYIYTGGLTSAIYNEVLQFFLIVLGFLPLVILGLQDIGGWDGLMKNLNLYSDAQGMPGAWTHSWAHMDSVSANPMGVEWFGLAMGLGFVLSFGYWCTDFLVVQRAMAAKDMNAAQRTPLIAAVPKMLFPFLVIVPGMIAIALIQKGGAASLQLPTTPGGDTDYNMIIPAMLGKYFPNGLLGIGLTALMASFMSGMAGNVTAFNTVFTYDIYQTHIKPDASDAHLMRVGRLTTIVGLAISAGCAYAASMFNNIMDLLQLVFGFVNAPLFGVFLLGMFWRRSTGHGAFWGLISGTFAAMLTHGLTIPVRDIKNHILENPGLKGGWIANLHEFSSSMAQSFWVAIAAFTTCVIVTLAVSLATRRTKTNQDLVGLVWSLTPKPSEHASLRWYSHPVTLGLAVLAGAAALNIIFW; encoded by the coding sequence GTGAATCCCCTTCTGTCCCCCCTCCTGCTGGCCGCTGCCGGCGATGTTCCATCCCAGGCCGAGGCCGCCTCCGCCGTCTCCTCGCTCGCCGGCCATGCCGCCGAAGTCGCGCTCAAGCTCCACCTCAAGCCGGTCGATTACCTGATCCTCGCCACCTACTTTGCCTTCGTCATCGGCATCGGATGGCTCATCCGGAGACATCTCAAGACGAGCACCGACTTCTTCGAGTCGGGCCGTTCGTTGCCCGCCTGGATCTGCGCTCTCGGTTTCATCGGAGCCAATCTCGGAGCCCAGGAAGTCATGGGCATGGCCGCCTCGGGCGCCAAATACGGCATCTCGACGAGCCATTTTTACTGGGTCGGCGCCATCCCCGCGATGGTCTTCGTGGGCGTCTTCATGATGCCGTTCTACTACGGCTCCAAGGCCCGCTCCGTGCCCGAGTATCTGAAACTCCGTTACGACGAGAAAACCCGCACGCTCAATGCGCTGACCTTCGCGGTCATGACGGTTTTGTCGTCGGGCATTTCCATGCACATGCTCGCCAAGCTGCTCGTCGCCATCGCGGGCTGGAACTACCACCTCTGCATTCTCATCTCCGGCCTGATCGTCCTGATCTACATCTACACCGGCGGCCTCACCTCGGCGATCTACAACGAGGTGCTCCAGTTTTTTCTCATCGTTCTCGGTTTTCTCCCGCTCGTCATTCTCGGCTTGCAGGACATCGGCGGCTGGGACGGCCTGATGAAAAACCTCAACCTCTACAGCGACGCCCAGGGCATGCCCGGAGCCTGGACGCACTCGTGGGCGCACATGGACAGCGTCAGCGCCAACCCGATGGGCGTCGAATGGTTCGGCCTCGCCATGGGACTCGGCTTCGTCCTCTCGTTCGGCTACTGGTGCACCGATTTCCTCGTCGTGCAGCGCGCTATGGCCGCCAAGGACATGAACGCCGCGCAGCGCACTCCGCTCATCGCCGCCGTTCCCAAGATGCTCTTCCCGTTTCTGGTCATCGTGCCCGGGATGATCGCCATCGCCCTCATCCAGAAAGGCGGCGCCGCATCCCTCCAGCTTCCCACCACGCCGGGCGGCGACACCGATTACAACATGATCATCCCGGCCATGCTCGGGAAATATTTTCCCAACGGCCTGCTCGGCATCGGCCTCACGGCGCTCATGGCCTCGTTCATGTCGGGCATGGCGGGCAACGTCACCGCCTTCAATACGGTCTTCACTTACGATATCTACCAGACGCACATCAAGCCCGACGCCAGTGATGCCCACCTGATGCGCGTAGGCCGGCTGACCACGATCGTCGGCCTGGCGATCAGCGCCGGCTGCGCCTACGCCGCCAGCATGTTCAACAACATCATGGACCTGCTCCAGCTCGTCTTCGGCTTTGTCAACGCGCCTCTCTTCGGCGTGTTCCTGCTCGGCATGTTCTGGCGGCGCTCCACCGGCCACGGCGCGTTCTGGGGGCTCATCTCCGGCACCTTTGCCGCCATGCTCACCCACGGCCTCACGATCCCCGTACGTGATATCAAAAACCACATCCTCGAAAACCCCGGCCTCAAGGGCGGCTGGATTGCCAACCTCCACGAGTTTTCGAGTTCGATGGCGCAGAGTTTCTGGGTGGCCATCGCCGCCTTCACGACCTGCGTGATCGTGACACTCGCCGTGTCGCTTGCCACGCGCCGCACGAAAACAAACCAGGATCTCGTCGGCCTCGTCTGGTCGCTCACGCCGAAGCCCAGCGAGCACGCATCGCTCCGCTGGTATTCGCACCCGGTCACGCTCGGCCTGGCCGTTCTCGCCGGCGCCGCCGCCCTCAACATCATCTTCTGGTAA
- a CDS encoding Copper-transporting P-type ATPase yields the protein MKSDHASCHSASGHRNAPSPDSGHRPPDDPRDHEPLSVEPVYMGLPHERVLRPRFRVALALTIPVFFLAMGEMVAPGLFRHIDPRLSAWLQLALTTPVFFWSGAFFIRRWWKSIRERDTNMFTLTVTGTGAAYFYSVIAVLFGDHFPATLQTAGGSHIHSAGAASALPPLYFEATAVITTIVLFGQILEQRAHARTDAAIRALMDLTPRTAHRLRADGSEEDVPLDAVHPGDLLRVRPGENIPVDGKLVEGDGDVDESMLTGEPVPVTKRTGDPLSAGTLNTTRALVFRAERVGRDTLLARIVALVEEATESEAPIQRLADRVAAWFVPAVLGIAVLTLAAWWIFAPASGFLHGLLNAVAVLIIACPCALGLATPVSLVTGIGRGAQAGVLVKDAAALERLDGADTLLIDKTGTLTAGRPRVVAVEPATPLPSRSGSGAADPASLPPLPPADALLALAAAAEHASEHPLARAVIAAARERDLALPAASDFQAEPGAGVTARVDGRSIRIGRADASVRLAAHPAATLVSVEIDGRPAGLIAFEDPIKDTTPAAIAELRRLGLRVIMVSGDREAAARAVADTLGLDGFHAGVTPARKQELVREHQARGERVVFAGDGLNDAPALAAADVGIAMGTGTDVAMHSAGLVLVKGDLQALVRAVHLSRATLRNIRQNLFFAFFYNGLGIPLAAGVFFPLTGWLLNPMVAGVAMSLSSFSVVANALRLRRARI from the coding sequence ATGAAATCCGACCACGCCTCCTGTCACTCCGCCTCCGGCCACCGCAACGCTCCTTCACCGGACTCCGGTCACCGGCCGCCCGACGACCCCCGCGACCACGAACCGCTGTCTGTCGAACCGGTTTACATGGGCTTGCCGCATGAACGGGTGCTGCGCCCCCGCTTCCGCGTTGCGCTCGCGCTGACGATCCCGGTTTTTTTCCTGGCCATGGGAGAAATGGTCGCGCCGGGACTCTTTCGCCACATCGACCCGCGCCTTTCCGCCTGGCTGCAACTCGCGCTCACCACGCCGGTGTTTTTCTGGAGCGGCGCGTTCTTCATCCGCCGCTGGTGGAAATCCATCCGTGAACGGGATACCAACATGTTCACGCTCACCGTCACCGGCACCGGCGCGGCGTATTTTTATTCCGTCATCGCCGTCCTCTTCGGCGACCACTTTCCCGCGACGCTGCAGACCGCCGGTGGCAGCCACATCCATTCTGCCGGGGCAGCTTCCGCGCTTCCGCCGCTCTATTTCGAAGCGACCGCCGTCATCACCACCATTGTCCTGTTCGGCCAGATTCTCGAACAGCGCGCCCACGCCCGCACCGACGCCGCCATCCGCGCGCTCATGGACCTGACGCCGCGCACCGCCCACCGCCTCCGCGCCGATGGCAGCGAGGAAGACGTGCCGCTCGATGCCGTCCACCCGGGCGATCTTCTCCGCGTGCGTCCCGGAGAAAACATTCCCGTTGACGGCAAACTCGTCGAAGGCGACGGCGACGTGGACGAATCCATGCTCACGGGAGAACCGGTGCCAGTCACCAAACGCACCGGCGACCCTCTCAGCGCCGGCACGCTCAACACGACCCGCGCCCTCGTCTTTCGCGCTGAACGCGTGGGACGCGACACACTTCTCGCCCGGATCGTCGCCCTCGTCGAGGAAGCCACCGAAAGCGAGGCCCCCATCCAGCGCCTCGCCGACCGCGTGGCCGCCTGGTTTGTCCCGGCCGTGCTCGGCATCGCCGTGCTCACACTCGCGGCCTGGTGGATCTTCGCGCCCGCTTCCGGTTTCCTCCACGGGTTGCTCAATGCCGTCGCCGTTCTCATCATCGCCTGCCCCTGCGCCCTCGGGCTCGCCACGCCGGTGTCGCTCGTCACCGGCATCGGTCGCGGCGCCCAGGCCGGCGTCCTGGTCAAGGACGCCGCCGCACTCGAACGTCTCGACGGTGCCGATACGCTCCTCATCGACAAAACCGGCACGCTCACCGCCGGTCGCCCCCGCGTCGTGGCCGTCGAACCGGCCACCCCGTTGCCCTCGCGCTCCGGTTCCGGCGCGGCAGATCCCGCCAGCCTCCCGCCCCTTCCGCCCGCCGACGCCCTCCTCGCTCTCGCCGCCGCCGCCGAGCATGCCAGCGAACACCCGCTCGCCCGCGCCGTCATCGCCGCCGCCCGCGAGCGCGATCTCGCGTTGCCTGCCGCCTCGGACTTCCAGGCGGAGCCCGGCGCCGGCGTCACCGCACGCGTCGACGGCCGCTCCATCCGCATCGGCCGCGCCGACGCTTCCGTCCGCCTTGCCGCCCATCCGGCCGCCACGCTCGTCTCGGTCGAAATCGACGGCCGGCCCGCCGGCCTCATCGCGTTCGAAGACCCGATCAAGGATACCACGCCCGCCGCCATCGCCGAACTCCGCCGCCTCGGCCTGCGTGTCATCATGGTCAGCGGCGACCGCGAAGCCGCCGCCCGCGCCGTGGCTGACACGCTCGGACTCGACGGTTTCCACGCCGGCGTCACCCCGGCGCGCAAGCAGGAACTCGTCCGCGAACACCAGGCACGCGGCGAGCGGGTCGTCTTCGCCGGCGACGGTCTCAACGACGCGCCCGCGCTCGCCGCCGCCGATGTCGGCATCGCCATGGGCACCGGCACCGATGTCGCCATGCACAGCGCCGGACTCGTCCTCGTCAAAGGCGACCTGCAGGCGCTGGTCCGCGCCGTCCACCTCAGCCGGGCCACGCTGCGCAACATCCGGCAAAACCTGTTTTTCGCCTTTTTCTACAACGGCCTCGGCATCCCGCTCGCCGCCGGCGTGTTTTTCCCGCTCACCGGCTGGCTGCTCAACCCGATGGTGGCCGGCGTGGCGATGAGCCTGAGTTCATTCAGCGTCGTCGCCAACGCCCTTCGCCTCCGACGCGCACGGATCTGA